The Monodelphis domestica isolate mMonDom1 chromosome 7, mMonDom1.pri, whole genome shotgun sequence genome window below encodes:
- the HMCES gene encoding abasic site processing protein HMCES, translating into MCGRTCCHLPVDTIRRACRYIDYEGEEQLPEWKDEDKYFPSYNKSPQSNSPVLLSRLHLDKDADPSERIIASMRWGLIPSWFRDADASKLQFNTSNCRSETMMERRSYKVPLEKGRRCVVLADGFFEWQQFRGDKQPYFIYFPQTKTEKSFFSRSVDEKVWDDWKMLTMAGIFDCWEPPNGGETLYSYTIITVDSCKALSDIHHRMPALLDSEEAVSKWLDFGEVPIHEALKLIHPVDNIKFHPVSTVVNNSLNNTPQCLEPVEIEDPYLSYARPKATTKSSQKEEPELPKRPRQLMQKNPTPTKRNSAGLMEQWLKKYGEAYNKKPKIQ; encoded by the exons ATGTGTGGACGAACATGCTGCCACTTACCAGTAGACACCATCAGGAGGGCATGCAGATATATTGACTATGAAGGGGAGGAACAGCTTCCAGAATGGAAGGATGAAGATAAGTACTTTCCCTCCTACAACAAGAGTCCCCAGTCCAACAGTCCAGTGCTTTTATCTCGACTACATCTTGATAAG GATGCTGATCCTTCTGAAAGAATAATTGCTTCAATGCGCTGGGGCTTGATCCCATCTTGGTTCAGAGATGCTGATGCTTCAAAGCTACAGTTTAATACCAGCAACTGTCGCAGTGAAACCATGATGGAGAGACGGTCATATAAG GTGCCCCTGGAAAAGGGCAGGCGATGTGTGGTGCTGGCGGATGGGTTTTTTGAGTGGCAACAATTTCGAGGCGACAAGCAGCCTTATTTCATCTACTTCCCCCAGACCAAGACAGAAAAG TCATTCTTCAGCCGTTCAGTAGATGAGAAAGTCTGGGATGACTGGAAGATGCTAACAATGGCTGGAATCTTTGACTGCTGGGAACCACCAAATGGAGGAGAGACACTCTACTCTTATACCATCATCACAGTGGACTCTTGCAAAGCCTTGAGTGACATTCATCACAG GATGCCTGCTTTACTGGATAGTGAGGAAGCAGTTTCTAAGTGGCTGGATTTTGGTGAGGTCCCAATTCATGAAGCTCTGAAGCTGATTCATCCTGTAGACAACATTAAATTCCATCCAGTTTCTACCGTTGTGAACAACTCCCTAAACAATACACCCCAGTGTCTTGAACCTGTTGAGATTGAG GATCCCTACCTTAGTTATGCCCGCCCGAAGGCCACAACAAAATCCTCCCAAAAGGAAGAGCCTGAGCTTCCCAAGAGGCCCAGGCAGCTTATGCAAAAGAATCCTACTCCTACCAAGAGGAACAGTGCAGGGTTAATGGAACAGTGGCTGAAAAAATACGGGGAGGCCTATAACAAGAAGCCCAAGATCCAGTAA
- the COPG1 gene encoding coatomer subunit gamma-1 gives MLKKFDKKDEESGGGSNPFQHLEKSAVLQEARVFNETPINPRKCAHILTKILYLINQGEHLGTTEATEAFFAMTKLFQSNDPTLRRMCYLTIKEMSSIAEDVIIVTSSLTKDMTGKDDNYRGPAVRALCQITDSTMLQAIERYMKQAIVDKVPSVSSSALVSSLHLLKSSFDVVKRWVNEAQEAASSDNIMVQYHALGLLYHVRKNDRLAVNKMISKFTRHGLKSPFAYCMMIRVASKQLEEEDGSRDSPLFDFIESCLRNKHEMVVYEAASAIVNLPGCSAKELAPAVSVLQLFCSSPKAALRYAAVRTLNKVAMKHPSAVTACNLDLENLVTDSNRSIATLAITTLLKTGSESSIDRLMKQISSFMSEISDEFKVVVVQAISALCQKYPRKHAVLMNFLFTMLREEGGFEYKRAIVDCIISIIEENSESKETGLSHLCEFIEDCEFTVLATRILHLLGQEGPKTNNPSKYIRFIYNRVVLEHEEVRAGAVSALAKFGAQNEEMLPSILVLLKRCVMDDDNEVRDRATFYLNVLEQKQKALNAGYILNGLTVSIPGLERALQQYTLEPSEKPFDLKSVPLATTTIAEQRPETTPITAVKQPEKVAATRQEIFQEQLAAVPEFHGLGPLFKSSPESVALTESETEYVVRCTKHTFLNHMVFQFDCTNTLNDQILENVTVQMEPTEAYEILCYVPAKSLAYNQPGTCYTLVALPEGDPTAVACTFSCMMKFTVKDCDPTTGETDDEGYEDEYVLEDLEVTLADHILRVLKPNFGAAWDEVGEEFEKEETFTLSTIKTLEEAVGNIVKFLGMQPCERSDKVPDNKNAHTLFLAGVFRGGHDILVRSRLVLTDTVTMQVTARSTEELPVDIILASVG, from the exons GTGGAGGCTCAAATCCATTTCAGCACCTTGAGAAAAGTGCAGTGTTGCAGGAG GCCCGGGTATTTAATGAAACTCCCATCAATCCTCGGAAATGTGCCCACATCCTCACCAAGATCCTTTATCTCATAAACCAG ggGGAACACCTAGGGACAACTGAAGCAACAGAGGCTTTCTTTGCCATGACTAAGCTTTTTCAATCCAATGAT CCCACTCTCCGAAGGATGTGTTATTTGACAATCAAGGAGATGTCCAGCATTGCTGAGGACGTCATCATAGTTACCAGCAG TTTGACCAAAGATATGACTGGGAAGGACGACAACTACCGAGGCCCAGCTGTACGTGCCCTCTGCCAAATCACTGAC AGCACTATGCTGCAGGCCATTGAACGATATATGAAGCAGGCCATTGTGGACAAGGTGCCCAGTGTCTCCAGCTCTGCCTTGGTGTCATCCTTG CACCTACTGAAAAGCAGTTTTGATGTGGTAAAGCGCTGGGTCAATGAGGCTCAAGAGGCCGCCTCTAGTGATAACATCATGGTCCAG TACCATGCCCTGGGTCTCCTCTACCATGTGCGTAAGAATGACCGCCTGGCCGTCAATAAGATGATCAGTAAATTTACCCGGCATGGCCTGAAGTCACCCTTTGCTTATTGCATGATGATCCGTGTAGCCAGCAAGCAGCTGGAGGAGGAAGATGGCAG TCGTGATAGCCCTTtgtttgatttcattgagagCTGTTTGCGCAATAAGCATGAGATGGTAGTGTATGAAGCTGCCTCTGCCATTGTCAACCTGCCTGGCTGCAGTGCCAAGGAGCTAGCACCTGCTGTGTCAG TGCTCCAGCTCTTCTGCAGCTCTCCAAAGGCCGCACTGCGATATGCTGCTGTTCGAACCCTCAACAAG GTTGCTATGAAACATCCATCAGCTGTGACTGCCTGCAACCTGGACTTGGAGAACCTAGTAACAGACTCCAACCGCAGTATTGCCACCCTGGCCATCACTACACTGCTCAAGACAGGCAGTGAGAGCAGCATCGACCGCCTCATGAAGCAGATCTCCTCCTTCATGTCAGAGATTTCTGATGAATTCAAG GTTGTGGTTGTCCAGGCCATCAGTGCCCTGTGTCAGAAGTATCCTCGAAAACATGCAGTCCTTATGAACTTCCTTTTTACCATGCTTCGAGAAGAG GGTGGCTTTGAGTACAAACGGGCCATTGTGGACTGCATCATTAGCATCATTGAAGAGAACTCAGAGAGCAAAGAAACAGGGCTATCCCACCTATGTGAATTCATTGAGGACTGTGAGTTCACTGTGCTGGCTACTCGAATCCTGCACCTCCTGGGCCAAGAAGGACCAAAGACCAACAATCCTTCCAAGTATATTCGCTTCATCTACAATCGTGTGGTCTTAGAGCACGAAGAGGTCCGGGCAG GTGCTGTTAGTGCTTTGGCCAAATTTGGAGCCCAGAATGAAGAAATGTTACCCAGCATTTTGGTGTTGCTAAAGAG GTGTGTGatggatgatgataatgaagtgaggGATCGAGCCACCTTTTATCTCAACGTTCTGGAACAGAAGCAAAAAGCACTCAATGCTGGCTATATTCTAAATG GTTTGACAGTGTCCATCCCTGGCCTGGAGAGGGCACTACAACAATACACTCTAGAACCCTCAGAAAAACCTTTTGACTTGAAGTCAGTTCCCTTGGCCACCACTACCATTGCAGAACAGAGACCAG aGACCACTCCCATCACAGCAGTCAAGCAGCCAGAGAAAGTAGCAGCCACACGACAAGAGATATTCCAAG AGCAATTGGCGGCTGTACCAGAGTTCCATGGCTTGGGCCCCCTCTTCAAATCTTCCCCCGAGTCTGTGGCTCTCACTGAATCCGAGACAGAATATGTTGTTCGTTGTACCAAGCACACATTCCTCAACCACATGGTGTTCCAG TTTGATTGCACAAATACCCTCAATGACCAGATCTTAGAGAATGTCACAGTGCAAATGGAGCCCACAGAAGCCTATGAAATCCTCTGCTATGTCCCTGCCAAAAGCCTGGCCTACAACCAGCCAGGGACTTGCTATACACTTGTGGCATTGCCTGAAGGGGACCCAACAGCTG TGGCCTGTACTTTCAGTTGCATGATGAAATTTACAGTCAAGGACTGTGATCCTACCACTGGAGAGACTGATGATGAAGGCTATGAAGATGAGTATGTG CTAGAAGACCTTGAGGTAACTTTGGCAGATCACATACTTAGGGTTCTGAAGCCAAACTTTGGGGCAGCCTGGGATGAGGTGGGAGAAGAATTTGAGAAAGAAGAAACCTTCACTTTATCCACCATCAAAACACTTGAAG AAGCCGTTGGTAATATTGTGAAGTTCCTGGGGATGCAGCCCTGTGAGAGATCAGACAAAGTGCCTGACAACAAGAATGCTCACACATTATTCCTGGCTG GAGTATTCCGGGGTGGTCACGACATCCTTGTGCGCTCAAGGCTGGTTTTGACAGACACCGTGACAATGCAAGTAACAGCCAGAAGCACTGAGGAGCTGCCTGTTGACATCATCTTGGCATCTGTAGGCTAA